The proteins below come from a single Demetria terragena DSM 11295 genomic window:
- a CDS encoding M20/M25/M40 family metallo-hydrolase, whose product MRSRHRLSAAIAAVAFLGVPLSSADARSASSDIDLGAMQGHLKALQQISDEHGGRGTGTTGYQKSVDYVKGKLQGAGYQVTVQPFDTQLGTSYNVIAEMPGTSPGPVVMVGGHLDSADNAGINDNGSGTAGVLETALAFAKSGEKPRNTLRFAFWGAEELNLVGSTHYAEGLGTQGRDRIQAYLNVDMIASKNAAYFVYDDNPAGNFIRDDLTKYFTSAGVQSEYTDPNGRSDHAALRRYGIPTGGIFTGAEQIKTSAQAQKWGGTAGKPYDSCYHQACDDMTNINTTALDRHADAIGHLLWSYADKDFGSANTR is encoded by the coding sequence ATGCGTTCACGTCATCGTCTCTCAGCAGCCATTGCCGCCGTCGCCTTCCTCGGGGTGCCGCTCAGTTCGGCAGATGCGCGTTCCGCTTCGTCCGATATCGACCTCGGTGCCATGCAGGGACACCTCAAGGCGCTCCAGCAAATCTCGGATGAGCACGGTGGGCGGGGTACGGGGACCACGGGCTACCAGAAGTCGGTCGACTACGTGAAAGGCAAACTCCAGGGAGCTGGCTACCAGGTCACGGTGCAGCCCTTTGACACCCAGCTCGGTACGTCCTACAACGTCATCGCCGAGATGCCCGGTACCTCCCCGGGACCCGTCGTCATGGTCGGCGGACACCTTGACAGCGCCGACAACGCTGGCATCAATGACAACGGGTCGGGCACTGCCGGCGTTTTGGAGACGGCACTCGCGTTCGCCAAGAGCGGTGAAAAGCCCCGCAACACCCTGCGATTCGCGTTCTGGGGCGCCGAGGAGCTTAACCTGGTCGGTTCCACGCATTATGCCGAGGGCCTCGGCACCCAAGGCCGCGATCGGATCCAGGCCTATCTCAACGTCGACATGATCGCGTCCAAGAACGCTGCCTACTTCGTCTATGACGACAATCCCGCCGGCAACTTCATCCGCGATGACCTCACGAAGTACTTCACCAGCGCCGGAGTCCAGTCTGAGTACACCGATCCGAATGGACGCTCGGATCACGCGGCCTTGCGCAGGTACGGCATACCGACCGGCGGGATCTTTACCGGGGCCGAGCAGATCAAGACCAGTGCACAGGCGCAGAAGTGGGGCGGCACCGCTGGGAAACCTTACGACTCGTGCTATCACCAGGCATGCGATGACATGACCAACATCAACACCACGGCCTTGGACCGTCACGCCGACGCGATCGGGCACCTCCTGTGGAGCTACGCGGACAAGGACTTTGGGAGCGCCAACACCAGGTGA